The following coding sequences are from one Parafrankia irregularis window:
- a CDS encoding serine/threonine-protein kinase produces MLIDRSLVEAALPGYAVEGDLGKGGYGLVLAGQHRLIGRKVAIKILLDTSDDPDLRARFLSEARVLAELDHPHIVRIHDYVEHQGTCLLVMELLSGGTLKQRMATGKLSPETICAIGIAASAALATAHSHGVLHRDVKPDNMMFDGAGLLKVTDFGIAKIFDGAETTASAILGTPRYMAPEQIMGGRLFPSTDLYALAGVLYEMLADRPLFGRQMAVQPLTHHHLSVMPEPLTMVPAPISAVIMRTLAKEPGARFSDASELAQELAAAGTRSFGPGWFARSEVKVRVDDDIRAALGGTGTGMQSGAAPTVRASGGFPTGGPGGMGGPSYPPGSGQQGPGQPAGGGYRGQPQGGPQGQPHPGYPGTGAQLPGMSRPGQPGYNQAGYNQPGYSQPGYSQPGYGQPGGSTPHPRPLQGPPSTTPAPGPLTPPGSTPHPRPVGPPPGSTPQPAPLGRPGPTRPFPGQPGQGGSNFGGQGWGGANAAPTQRPPAQNVPPGSQRPPGHRNQDSNDNSRTLIIAAVVFVLVVALTVGLVVALSGGGGKDDGGDEVRSSPANAVAYSGAAVTVQGLSPYSLSIDDQGALLITSLATDRLQKISATGSVSDLAGTGSGGFSGDGGPATAAKLDGPGSAVTDGKGNIYIPDARNYRIRKIASDGTISTIAGTGVAGYSGDGGPATAAQLKSAEKLAVAPDGSIYIADYENHRIRKIGTDGIITTIAGTGVDGYSGEGGPATAATLNGPNDVEVASDGTLYIANLGSDTIQKINTDGTIHTVAGTGEQGYSGDGGPATKAQLSIPSVSVGSNGTLYIADYGNNRIRKVDANGTITTIAGTGSEGSSGDGGPATEAKFTDPSSVVEDSTGALYIADSGNNRIRRIAPDGTITTIAE; encoded by the coding sequence TTGCTTATCGACAGATCTCTCGTAGAGGCGGCGCTCCCTGGCTACGCGGTCGAGGGGGACCTCGGCAAGGGAGGCTACGGCCTCGTGCTCGCCGGCCAGCACCGGCTCATCGGCCGCAAGGTCGCCATCAAGATCCTCCTAGACACGAGCGACGACCCCGATCTACGTGCGCGTTTCCTTTCCGAAGCCCGAGTCCTCGCCGAGCTCGACCATCCGCACATCGTGCGCATCCACGACTACGTCGAGCACCAGGGAACCTGCCTGCTGGTGATGGAGCTGCTCTCCGGCGGCACGCTGAAACAGCGGATGGCCACCGGGAAGCTCTCCCCGGAGACCATCTGCGCCATCGGCATCGCCGCGTCAGCCGCGCTCGCGACCGCGCACAGCCACGGCGTGCTCCACCGGGACGTCAAGCCCGACAACATGATGTTCGACGGCGCCGGCCTGCTCAAGGTCACCGACTTCGGCATCGCGAAGATCTTCGACGGCGCCGAGACGACCGCCAGTGCCATTCTCGGCACGCCGCGCTACATGGCCCCCGAGCAGATCATGGGCGGGCGACTGTTCCCCTCCACCGACCTGTACGCTCTGGCCGGCGTCCTCTACGAGATGCTCGCCGACAGGCCGCTGTTCGGCCGGCAGATGGCCGTGCAGCCACTGACACATCACCACCTGAGCGTGATGCCCGAACCGCTCACCATGGTGCCCGCGCCGATCTCCGCGGTCATCATGCGCACCCTCGCCAAGGAGCCCGGCGCCCGCTTCTCGGACGCGTCGGAGCTCGCCCAGGAGCTCGCCGCCGCGGGCACCCGCTCGTTCGGCCCGGGCTGGTTCGCCCGCTCCGAGGTGAAGGTGCGGGTGGATGACGACATCCGCGCCGCGCTGGGCGGCACCGGTACGGGCATGCAGTCGGGCGCCGCCCCGACGGTTCGCGCCAGTGGCGGCTTCCCGACCGGTGGCCCCGGCGGCATGGGCGGCCCGAGCTACCCGCCGGGATCGGGCCAGCAGGGACCCGGCCAGCCCGCGGGCGGCGGCTACCGCGGCCAGCCGCAGGGCGGGCCGCAGGGCCAGCCGCACCCGGGCTACCCGGGCACGGGCGCCCAGCTGCCCGGTATGAGCCGCCCCGGCCAGCCCGGCTACAACCAGGCCGGCTACAACCAGCCCGGTTACAGCCAGCCCGGTTACAGCCAGCCGGGCTACGGCCAGCCCGGCGGCAGCACTCCGCACCCACGACCACTGCAGGGCCCACCGAGCACGACGCCCGCGCCCGGCCCGCTCACGCCGCCAGGCTCGACACCACATCCGCGCCCGGTGGGGCCGCCACCAGGCTCGACACCGCAGCCGGCGCCACTGGGGCGTCCCGGGCCGACCCGTCCCTTTCCCGGCCAGCCGGGCCAGGGCGGGTCGAACTTCGGCGGCCAGGGCTGGGGCGGCGCGAACGCGGCGCCGACCCAGCGCCCGCCGGCGCAGAACGTTCCGCCGGGGAGCCAGCGGCCGCCCGGCCACCGCAACCAGGACAGCAACGACAACAGCCGCACCCTGATCATCGCGGCGGTCGTCTTCGTTCTGGTCGTCGCGCTGACGGTTGGCCTCGTCGTGGCCCTGTCCGGCGGAGGCGGCAAGGACGACGGCGGCGACGAGGTCCGCTCCAGCCCGGCGAACGCTGTCGCCTACAGCGGAGCGGCTGTCACCGTGCAGGGGCTGAGCCCTTACAGCCTCTCGATCGACGACCAGGGCGCGCTGCTGATCACCAGCCTCGCTACCGACCGGCTGCAGAAGATCTCCGCCACCGGTTCGGTGTCCGACCTCGCCGGCACCGGCTCGGGCGGGTTCAGCGGCGACGGCGGGCCCGCGACCGCCGCGAAGCTCGACGGTCCGGGTTCCGCGGTGACCGACGGGAAAGGCAACATCTACATTCCCGACGCGCGGAACTACCGCATCCGGAAGATCGCCTCGGACGGGACCATCAGCACGATCGCGGGCACCGGCGTCGCCGGGTATTCGGGTGACGGCGGCCCGGCGACCGCCGCGCAGCTCAAAAGCGCGGAAAAGCTGGCTGTCGCCCCGGACGGATCGATCTACATCGCGGACTACGAGAACCACCGCATCCGGAAGATCGGCACGGACGGAATCATCACCACGATCGCCGGCACCGGCGTCGACGGCTACTCCGGAGAGGGTGGCCCGGCCACGGCCGCCACGCTGAACGGCCCGAACGATGTCGAGGTGGCCAGCGACGGCACCCTCTACATCGCCAATCTCGGCAGCGACACCATCCAGAAGATCAACACGGACGGAACCATCCACACCGTGGCCGGAACCGGCGAGCAGGGCTATTCCGGCGACGGCGGCCCGGCAACCAAGGCCCAGCTCTCCATTCCGTCGGTCTCCGTCGGCAGCAACGGCACGCTCTACATCGCCGACTACGGCAACAACCGGATTCGCAAGGTGGACGCGAACGGCACGATCACCACCATCGCCGGCACGGGATCCGAGGGCAGCTCCGGTGACGGCGGCCCGGCGACGGAGGCCAAGTTCACCGATCCGAGCTCGGTGGTCGAGGACTCCACCGGGGCGCTCTACATCGCCGATTCGGGCAACAACCGGATCCGGCGCATAGCCCCCGACGGCACGATCACGACGATCGCCGAGTAA
- a CDS encoding serine/threonine-protein kinase codes for MTSIDLGRVAGALTGYELGAELGRGGFGAVLAGRHRLIDRDVAVKVLLEPAGAHGGDDSDLRDRFLSEARVLAGLDHPHVVRIYDYVEQDGLCLLVMEQLTGGSLKTRGPGLRDPRAACAVGLAAAAALAAAHDRGVLHRDVKPDNLMFAGDGMPKVTDFGIAKILETTAATTTGLVGTPRYMAPEQITGSRLGPGTDLYSLGVVLYELLAGRTPFPAGLTVPALLHHHMSVPPLPLNEAPPPLAAVLLTALAKEPAWRPPTAHDFALSLASAATSVFGPGWLAASGVPVRLADDVLAAAGHTQGTTPRPAEIARQLGGDGSAGRPPYADTAPYAGTAPYAGAAPYAGTAGLAPTRVEDYADEAVGPSTGHRGPNGPSGPHGHRQSTGPGDRSRRAKIITASATAAAVLAVALGLGIWLTAGGSDPEGPAYAGSEAVEVSGLYRADGIGIGPDGSLYLADSGSSGQWQGQVLRLSPDGTLTHLAGVGPPATTPSPTAESTDAPTSSPSSSPSPTPSPTPVLGEGGPATRADLIAPVAVAVGPDDDVYVADSDDGRIRRVADGKITTAAGAGPGEGFSGTSGKAVGAKLSDPRALAVSDEGDLYIASGYRVRKVTSDGIIRVIAGTSDSGTTGDNGPAAEATLTSPSGLALADDGTLYVADSSAHTVRRISTDGKITLVAGTPGEYGYSGDGGAATSAKLYNPHGLAVGPEGELYIADTYNDVIRVVTTDGKINTFAGTDDANANTADGAIATETEFSYPSGLAIDASGAVYVSEPDRGTVRRIGPDKFVTTVLRKAAD; via the coding sequence GTGACTTCCATCGACCTGGGGCGAGTCGCCGGCGCGCTGACCGGCTACGAGCTCGGAGCGGAGCTCGGGCGCGGCGGTTTCGGCGCCGTGCTGGCCGGGCGGCATCGCCTGATTGACCGGGATGTCGCGGTCAAGGTCCTGCTGGAGCCGGCCGGCGCCCACGGCGGGGACGACAGCGACCTGCGGGACCGGTTCCTCTCCGAGGCCCGCGTCCTGGCCGGCCTGGACCACCCGCATGTCGTGCGCATCTACGACTACGTCGAGCAGGACGGCCTGTGCCTGCTGGTCATGGAGCAGCTCACCGGCGGCAGCCTGAAGACCCGCGGGCCGGGCCTGCGCGACCCGCGCGCCGCCTGCGCCGTCGGGCTGGCCGCCGCGGCGGCGCTGGCCGCCGCTCATGATCGCGGTGTCCTGCACCGGGACGTCAAGCCCGACAACCTGATGTTCGCCGGAGACGGCATGCCCAAGGTCACCGACTTCGGCATCGCCAAGATCCTTGAGACGACGGCGGCGACCACCACCGGCCTCGTCGGCACTCCGCGGTACATGGCCCCGGAGCAGATCACCGGCTCCCGGCTCGGGCCGGGCACCGACCTGTACTCCCTCGGTGTCGTCCTGTACGAGCTGCTCGCGGGGCGGACCCCGTTCCCCGCCGGCCTGACCGTCCCGGCGCTGCTGCACCACCACATGTCGGTGCCGCCGCTGCCGCTCAACGAGGCTCCGCCGCCGCTGGCGGCGGTGCTCCTCACCGCGCTCGCGAAGGAGCCGGCCTGGCGTCCGCCGACGGCGCACGACTTCGCCCTGTCCCTCGCCTCCGCGGCCACCTCCGTGTTCGGACCAGGCTGGCTCGCCGCCAGCGGCGTCCCGGTGCGGTTGGCTGACGACGTGCTCGCCGCCGCCGGCCACACCCAGGGCACCACGCCGAGGCCCGCCGAGATCGCCAGGCAGCTCGGGGGCGACGGATCCGCCGGCCGCCCGCCGTACGCGGATACCGCTCCGTACGCGGGTACCGCTCCGTACGCGGGCGCCGCTCCGTACGCGGGTACCGCGGGGTTAGCCCCGACCAGGGTCGAGGACTACGCGGATGAGGCCGTCGGCCCATCGACCGGGCACCGCGGGCCCAACGGGCCCAGCGGCCCCCACGGGCATCGCCAGTCGACCGGCCCGGGAGACCGTTCGCGGCGCGCGAAGATCATCACCGCGTCGGCGACGGCCGCGGCCGTGCTCGCGGTGGCACTCGGGCTGGGGATCTGGCTCACCGCCGGCGGCTCCGACCCCGAGGGACCAGCCTATGCGGGCAGTGAGGCTGTCGAGGTCAGCGGCCTCTACAGAGCGGACGGGATCGGCATCGGCCCCGACGGTTCGCTGTACCTCGCCGACAGCGGCTCGTCCGGACAATGGCAGGGCCAGGTCCTGCGACTGAGCCCCGACGGGACGCTCACCCACCTCGCCGGGGTCGGCCCGCCCGCGACCACGCCGAGTCCCACCGCCGAAAGCACAGACGCACCGACCTCTTCCCCATCGAGCTCACCGTCACCGACCCCGTCACCGACGCCGGTGCTCGGCGAGGGGGGGCCGGCCACACGCGCGGACCTGATCGCCCCGGTCGCGGTCGCCGTCGGCCCCGACGACGACGTCTACGTAGCGGACAGCGACGACGGCCGGATCCGCCGCGTCGCCGACGGAAAGATCACCACCGCCGCCGGCGCCGGGCCGGGTGAGGGGTTCAGCGGAACCTCCGGCAAGGCCGTCGGCGCCAAGCTTTCCGACCCCCGAGCACTGGCGGTCTCCGACGAGGGCGACCTCTACATCGCCTCCGGATACCGCGTCCGCAAGGTGACGTCGGACGGCATCATCAGGGTGATCGCCGGCACCAGCGACTCCGGCACCACCGGCGACAACGGCCCGGCGGCGGAGGCGACGCTCACCAGCCCGTCCGGGCTCGCTCTCGCCGACGACGGAACGCTCTATGTCGCGGACAGCAGCGCGCACACGGTTCGCAGGATCTCGACCGACGGGAAGATCACGCTGGTCGCCGGTACGCCCGGCGAGTACGGCTACTCCGGTGACGGCGGCGCCGCGACGTCGGCGAAGCTCTACAACCCGCACGGCCTCGCGGTCGGGCCGGAGGGCGAGCTCTACATCGCCGACACCTACAACGACGTGATTCGCGTGGTCACCACGGACGGTAAGATCAACACGTTCGCCGGCACGGATGACGCCAACGCGAACACCGCTGACGGTGCCATCGCGACCGAGACCGAGTTCAGTTATCCCTCCGGCCTCGCGATCGACGCCTCCGGCGCGGTGTACGTGAGTGAGCCCGACCGGGGTACCGTCCGACGGATTGGTCCGGACAAGTTCGTGACGACCGTCCTGCGAAAGGCGGCCGACTAG
- a CDS encoding FAD-binding oxidoreductase, which yields MFDRRDSFDRREVLRLAGRGLAVLGAGGLAAGGLTGCGGDDDDGPGRPGGIDEGTPSERDWQRLSEQLSGRLVRPGSGEYGTALQLFDPAFDKIQPQAVAYCASASDVALAVGFARSAGIALAARSGGHSYGGYSTTTGLVIDVSTLNEVRPGNRSGLGVAASGGATAGSGVATVGAGAPLIDVYDQLIQAGAMIAAGSCPTVGIAGLTLGGGIGVLGRRHGLTCDQLLAAEVVLASGEIVQVDAERDADLFWALRGGGGGNFGVVTSFTFATHPATPLTVFSYRWPWDVAAEVVAAWQDWNLGADAPDELWSTCVVTTTTGSDGKGTPAIRVSGVLSEPGGSTTGTGTSSDTTGTGGGAGSRTALGGSAGSTVAAPARDLLAHLVDAVGSRPASTFAAQRGPLEAMLIESGCSGRSVAQCHLAGRHPDGTLQRAAQLAASNFLTARLPAAGTEAMLAAVEARQRETGLRSGGVILDSWGGAIGQVGPQDTAFVHRDVLASAQYVAGYDIGDSAELKARNAEWLRATTVQMNPYVAESAYQNYIDPELRSWEKAYYGSNLARLRSVKRAYDPDNVFAFAQSIRPA from the coding sequence ATGTTCGATCGGCGGGACTCCTTCGACCGTCGCGAGGTGCTGCGCCTGGCCGGCAGGGGGCTGGCCGTTCTCGGTGCCGGCGGGCTCGCCGCCGGTGGTCTCACCGGCTGCGGTGGCGATGACGACGACGGCCCCGGCAGGCCGGGCGGCATCGACGAGGGAACGCCGAGCGAGCGCGACTGGCAGCGGCTGTCGGAGCAGCTCTCGGGTCGCCTGGTCCGGCCTGGATCCGGCGAGTACGGCACCGCGCTCCAGCTGTTCGACCCCGCCTTCGACAAGATCCAGCCGCAGGCGGTCGCCTACTGCGCGTCCGCCTCGGATGTGGCCCTCGCCGTGGGCTTCGCGCGTTCCGCGGGCATCGCCCTCGCCGCTCGCTCCGGCGGGCACAGCTATGGCGGCTATTCGACGACGACCGGCCTGGTCATCGACGTCTCGACGCTGAACGAGGTGCGTCCGGGCAACCGGTCGGGCCTCGGTGTGGCCGCGAGCGGCGGGGCCACCGCGGGATCGGGGGTCGCCACCGTCGGCGCCGGGGCCCCGCTCATCGATGTCTACGACCAGCTCATCCAGGCTGGCGCGATGATCGCGGCCGGCTCCTGCCCGACCGTCGGCATCGCCGGGCTGACCCTCGGCGGCGGCATCGGCGTCCTCGGCCGGCGCCACGGGCTGACCTGCGACCAGCTGCTGGCCGCCGAGGTCGTCCTGGCGTCGGGGGAGATCGTCCAGGTGGACGCCGAACGGGACGCCGACCTCTTCTGGGCGCTGCGTGGCGGCGGCGGCGGCAACTTCGGGGTCGTCACCTCCTTCACGTTCGCCACGCATCCGGCGACGCCCCTGACGGTGTTCAGCTATCGCTGGCCCTGGGACGTCGCCGCCGAAGTGGTGGCCGCCTGGCAGGACTGGAATCTCGGCGCTGACGCGCCTGACGAGCTGTGGTCCACGTGTGTCGTCACGACGACCACGGGCTCCGATGGGAAGGGCACACCCGCGATCCGGGTCAGCGGGGTGCTCAGCGAGCCGGGCGGTTCGACCACGGGCACCGGCACCAGCAGTGACACCACAGGCACCGGCGGCGGGGCAGGTTCGCGGACCGCGCTCGGCGGCAGCGCGGGCAGCACCGTGGCCGCGCCGGCGCGGGACCTGCTCGCCCACCTGGTCGACGCGGTGGGCAGCCGGCCCGCGTCCACCTTCGCGGCCCAGCGTGGGCCGCTGGAGGCCATGCTGATCGAAAGCGGCTGCTCGGGGCGAAGCGTGGCGCAGTGCCACCTCGCCGGGCGCCATCCAGACGGAACCCTGCAGCGGGCCGCCCAGCTGGCGGCCTCGAACTTCCTCACCGCGCGGCTGCCGGCCGCCGGGACCGAGGCCATGCTCGCCGCCGTCGAGGCCAGGCAACGCGAGACCGGGCTTCGGTCCGGCGGTGTCATTCTCGACAGCTGGGGCGGCGCCATCGGGCAGGTCGGCCCGCAGGACACCGCGTTCGTGCACCGCGACGTGCTGGCGAGCGCCCAGTACGTCGCCGGCTACGACATCGGGGACAGCGCGGAGCTCAAGGCCCGCAACGCCGAGTGGCTGCGGGCGACCACGGTCCAGATGAACCCGTACGTGGCGGAGTCGGCGTACCAGAACTACATCGACCCGGAGCTCAGAAGCTGGGAGAAGGCCTACTACGGCTCGAATCTGGCGCGCCTGCGCTCGGTGAAGCGCGCCTACGACCCGGACAACGTCTTCGCCTTCGCTCAGAGCATCCGCCCCGCATGA
- a CDS encoding C40 family peptidase has product MARTSRGTVRGGRLLVWLGVGGFVTIGGIFLLISVLILLIAAPFLDEQNVGGRAITNSEGIPTEYVQLITDAANAAGCPEVTPSLLAAQLRQESGFNPRAQSQVGAMGIAQFMPGTWATHGSGDVWNPVDAIPAAARYDCAVAAAVASVPGSGQEKMLAAYNAGPGAVLAFAGVPPYPETRNYVRTILAQAQVYGDSLDIGVEVSVETLQPVIDFMWSQIGKPYVWGATGPGAWDCSSLVQAAYREIGVSLPRVTTEQVAYGPRVSGVEPQPGDLLFIPGSDGTAIAPGHVGMYVGNGQVIAAKGARWGVVLSELSDWTTVVAVTRPLARSF; this is encoded by the coding sequence ATGGCGAGGACGTCGCGCGGCACGGTCCGGGGAGGGCGCCTGCTGGTCTGGCTCGGCGTCGGCGGCTTCGTGACCATCGGCGGAATCTTTCTGCTGATCTCCGTGCTGATTCTGCTGATCGCCGCGCCCTTTCTCGACGAGCAGAACGTCGGCGGGCGGGCGATCACGAACTCCGAGGGGATTCCGACGGAGTACGTGCAGCTGATCACGGATGCGGCGAACGCCGCCGGCTGCCCCGAGGTGACGCCCTCACTGCTCGCCGCCCAGCTGCGCCAGGAATCCGGATTCAATCCCCGTGCCCAGTCGCAGGTCGGCGCGATGGGAATAGCCCAGTTCATGCCGGGGACCTGGGCCACCCACGGCAGCGGAGATGTGTGGAACCCGGTCGATGCCATTCCCGCGGCGGCGCGCTACGACTGCGCGGTCGCGGCGGCCGTCGCCTCAGTGCCCGGTTCAGGGCAGGAGAAGATGCTGGCGGCCTACAACGCCGGCCCGGGTGCGGTGCTGGCCTTTGCCGGTGTTCCGCCCTATCCGGAAACGCGCAACTATGTCCGTACGATCCTGGCGCAGGCCCAGGTGTACGGCGATTCGCTCGACATCGGCGTCGAGGTGTCGGTCGAGACACTTCAGCCGGTGATCGATTTCATGTGGTCGCAGATCGGAAAGCCCTACGTCTGGGGGGCGACGGGTCCGGGTGCCTGGGACTGCTCGTCGCTGGTGCAGGCCGCCTATCGGGAGATCGGCGTCTCGCTCCCGCGGGTCACGACCGAACAGGTGGCCTACGGTCCCCGTGTCAGCGGGGTCGAGCCCCAGCCGGGTGACCTGCTGTTCATCCCCGGCTCCGACGGGACGGCCATCGCGCCGGGCCACGTCGGCATGTACGTCGGGAACGGTCAGGTCATCGCCGCGAAGGGCGCCCGCTGGGGGGTCGTGCTCTCGGAGCTCTCCGACTGGACGACTGTCGTCGCGGTGACCCGACCGCTGGCTCGAAGCTTCTGA
- a CDS encoding helix-turn-helix domain-containing protein, whose amino-acid sequence MSPRPALHSDDDDVLTVDELVTWLRLSESTVLKLLSERAIPARKVGHQWRIRRGRVRDWLDGHE is encoded by the coding sequence ATGTCGCCTCGTCCGGCGCTCCATTCGGACGACGACGACGTGCTCACTGTCGACGAACTGGTGACCTGGTTGCGGCTGTCGGAGAGCACGGTTCTGAAGCTCCTGTCGGAGCGCGCGATCCCCGCGCGCAAGGTCGGTCATCAGTGGCGCATTCGTCGCGGCCGGGTCCGTGACTGGCTGGACGGCCACGAGTGA